In the genome of Puntigrus tetrazona isolate hp1 chromosome 8, ASM1883169v1, whole genome shotgun sequence, the window TTGTGAGGTGACATTCCAGTGTCTTGAAATATCCCATCCCAAGTGTTCAACTCATTTAGAGTTAGACAGAATGGAGGGTGCTCACAACAAAAGAAGGTCACCGGCTGCAAATTACGAGTATAAAGTGGAGCAGCGTGCCATGAAGCACAGAGAAATCAGCCATCGGAATAACACAACATCATGCCGCAGTCCCACGAGGGATCTGGACACGAGGTGGATTAAAAATGAACTGCATCGCAAAAGACAGTTTGAGTTCTTCAGAAGAAGACCAGTGGACCATGGCACATACGCACTGTTATCTGCAGTGCCAAGGCACAGATACTCGAGGGAAACCCTGCATACACCAGAGAACATGACGCAAACCTTAACGTCAATCAGACGGCCCTTGATAACAACTCAAAATGTAAAGCTCCCAAGAGAAGGCACTAACTTTACAAAGCAGGTAAAGATATTATGAACTAGGTCTTTGGCCTGTGACTCATGGATCACCAAAATTctatcttaaatatttaaattaaagctgcagtccgcaCGTTTTGCCTCTCTGTCACTGGAATTGCAGTTCCTTGAGGAATTATATTCAAAGCGTGGGGTTGTGCTCTGGCGCGGATGAATCTGCTGTTTTCAGGTTCATGTGTGGCACTCAGTCACCGCAGAAGTGTGTATCCTGTACTTAGCAATCACAGATTCTACGTCTCggaatatatgacccaaataagaatGTTTACCGTTTATTGTCGTCTGAAAAAGTAAGTAACAAGTCTGACACGTTTTGTTCTGACCAGCCGAGGAAAAaaatttttgttgattttaaccCAAATATTGCGGACTGCTGCTTTAATTTCTTACATTTAAGAATTTACATTAACACTGAAATCAAATCTACATTAAGACTGAAATCAAATGTCCAAATCCCAAAGACAGGCTCCACATCTCCAATGAATAATGAACACGACCTGAAATCAGATGAATGGGAGGTACCGTTACCAGTCCTGAATTCTGTTCGGCTTcatggaaaaatgaaaaaggaacGAGGTTAGTCTCCACCGAGTCATGGCTAacatcactttaaaataattagagACATGCAATAAGTAATAGTGGGattacaatttcaaaacataccagtgttaaaaaattatatatttttaatatgtgtgtTAGGATGTGACAAAATGATACATTACGaaatattatattcttattatatctaaaaatattttgtttataattcgCAGTTTTACTTAAAGAAATCAGTCAGCTCTCAAACACTCAGAAGACACTGCAAACCGCCAGCATTCAGACTGAGTGAGTCACATTACAGTTACTGTTTattctaaaggaaaaaaaaatcattataatgcaCTTGcgttataaatattaattcgTCATTATGAACTTTCTTTCATTAGGTCTGGATTTGTTACCGTCAAAGAAGCAGTGAGGAATTTGATGCttgtttaataacaaatagataaatatggttatgttgttttatttatcaataaagTAATTTTCCTCTTCCTTTGTTTTTAGGATGTACACCAGTTGGCTGACTATTTAGAAGTAcggcatatttaaaaacatataaacatattttaaaaatctattctTGACCGccttttaaatatgttactaACGTGAAATGTGGCATCTCTATGCAGGAGGCCTTACACAGAGAAGAggttcttaaaaagaagctctCGAACCTCCAGAAGAGCGCCACCACATTACTGCACTCTACAGAGCTCCTATGGAAGGTACATTAGTAAACCTCTTCACGCTGAAGCCCCGCAGCATCAGTTCGAGGCACACTGACCATGTGAACTCCTGCAGAAGAACGTGACTGTTGGTTTTTGTGGAGTTCATACGGCTCAAAAACTGCTATTTAAGCAAAATGAGACAAACCATATTCAAAGGCACTCTGAATTTCATGGACATCATTACTGATACGTTAGCTTTGCTGTTACTCTGCATAGTATAGTTCCTGGTTCGGTCACAGCAGTAATATAGAGGCGGGGGGATGGTCTTGTGGTTAACAGCATCCAGCTTTATATGgctcgttaaaaaaaaaaaacccctgaaaATTTAGCTCACACACATAAAACGGAGAGCAGCGTAGGCATCAGAGATGGGTTTGTTTTAAACTCACCCCTCCTCATTAATAAATTTTGATctcattctttatttttctcatgGGCCAACATAGTGTTGCAACCAATCTagaattattaattgtaaaggTTGTTTGCTTTTAACAAAATGCTAAGGAGGCTGTTATAAGACAGGATGCAGTGTATGTGCAGAAACTGAAAACTCTTGCTTCAGTGGTTCACTCTATCTctctcactgacacacacatttccttttCCTCCCACAGACACGCAGCGACGAGGACTTGCTGAAGAGCAAGATCAAAGCTCTGGAGGCGCAGCTGCAGGTTTGCTTTAAGGTAAGACTTGCAACGCTGCATGTGTGCAACAACCCCAACCCAAGCTGTGGTTtgttgcatatttttgtttttattttggaaaatagtGTATCGGTTTAACTTGGCCAATAAGTATAGGTGAAAGACTTTGCAAGAAACTTTTTGACACAGAAAGATAAATACTGCAATTTGTCTATTTCAGAAGTTTCCTCAAGATGGGGTCAAAAAAGTGATGATAAAGatggaaaaacagagagaggagTATGAACAGAAGGCTATAAAGACTATTCAGAGGGTGGAGAATGAGAAAGCGGAGGCTCAGAGTAAGATGGAGTATCTCCAGGTAAGTCTCCAAATGCAaagtctttaaaacaaaatgtaatgcaaGTCATCAACATACCACCATATTTACCTTTGCAAACTCCTAGCTGTGTTCCAAGAATCCAATTTCCATTCCCACTCTTCCCTTCCACCAGGGGGTGCTGCAGACAGCACAGGCAGAGTCTGAGCAGTGGCAGAGGTTGTATGAGGAGCAGAAAGAGGGTTCGAATCAGCTGAAAAAGAGGCAGGATGAGTGCACCGATCAGATGCTACAGCTGCAGGGTCACTTGGAGGTACACCAAAGCCACTGTAACAGAAACCATCATGAGAGAATCAAAGCACTTGAGTAACACATCACATTTTTTGCAAAAGCTGACAAACCACAGAACCCTACTTTCTGTCCACCCCATCATAAATGCACTGAAACGTACAGGGGGGAAAGCatgtcatttatatatgttgtgTAACTGTGCAGCGTTCTGAGGAACAGGAGGAGATGCTGAGGACACATAATGAATCTCTGCAGCAGGAGAGAACAGAGCTTCATTCCTTCATCTCAAAGCTGGAGGACGAGAACATCAACCTGAAAGAACATCTACAGGAACTCACAGGTGAAGGGAAAATATAACGTTCACTTCGCATTCGTTCAGATATTTCTTTCCAGTTTGATATCTTTCTTTATCTGtgtctatttattttacacacatacacagaacacaACCATGAGTGGTGGAACAGTAGCACAGAAATACATGAAGATGCTTCAGGATTTGAGGAGGTCCTGTGGTCAGATAACAGCAAAGCCAGTCATCTGAAAGAGACTGAACATAGACtcagaattaaagaaaaaaaggtaaagGTCTGTCAGCGAGATGACTgaaattcaaaataaagcaaGTCAAGCAAAAACCACTGGTCAGTTTTGGGATATATATTGCTTATGGAATGAAATGCACACATACGTCTTTATTTGATTGcgttttattttcatcttttcatatcaaatgcatttttgcattgagAAAACTTTCCAGGTTTGTTCTTATCTATATTCTGAATATAGAGGGTGTGTTCATATTCCCTTTGCCATATTTAATTCCTAGAAGTAttaattcaaaatgcaaattcaaaatttctatataatatgtattatattattattttctatgcAACTAACTCATAACatatcaacaaaaatattttgagccTATAGTTTCAATAatacacatatttaatataatgctGCCTTTCAAcattaatgattcatttaatgaacACAGGGACGCATGATGACATATTATTTCTTtgtcagctctctctctttctatatatatatatatatatatatatatatatatatatatatatatatatatatattaagctgTAAGGTAGCAGTAAAATTGATTTCACAAAGTTGATTATTCAGTTGTAACAACTGTGTGTTGTCTTGGTTGTGGCAGTGCATAGAGCTGCAGACTGATCTTGAGATCCTGGAGAGAGAGTGTTACAGCTATCAGTCCCGTCTGACCCAGTGCAGAGAAGAACTGAACAGACTGATGAGACGCCAGAACAACAGCAGGGTGAGATCCATGTGTGactaaaaaaaatttagtttCAGCCTGGTTTTCTAGtcaattacaatttttactttcTCCGATGAATATATTTTCGAATGCCACATATTCGGACAGCTgctttcagctgttttcaaaattaaGATCAAGATTCTTTATACTTTCGTTGGGTTTACATTTACAGCATGAATCATTTTCCCTGTCTCTGTCATGTCACTGAACAGATTCGAAGTTGTGGCTCCTGGATCTGTCTATTTCTCTTCTTACTGCTCCTGATGGTGGTGGCGGTGGCAGCCCTGTGGTTTTATCATCCACCCGCCAGAGAGCAGCTCCGCACGTTTTACTCTGACCTGGAGCAGCGTGTGGAGGACTACCTCATCCAGAAAGCTTCAGCGCAGCACGGAGGCTGCTTCAGACCTGTGTGATTAGAGCAAATTGCAAAACCAAGTGTCTTCTAGAGATTTTGTTGGGCttgtatttatttcctttttaaatttctaATCGATTTTGTACATACCTGTTTTTTAAAGTTAGCCACATGTAATGTCTTTATTGTTTTGCTAAGAATTTTCATGGTTCTTTGTATTAGTAACCAAACTGCCTTTGTAAATATTAGTATCATGttacaaaacaaagacattagAGTGAATTTCTAGTGTTAATACCTGAATCTGTGTTGTATTGTACAGTTTATAACTGATTATTAGAATTCAAAACGGTACTTTTAACAAATTGTTTTAGAAGCCTGAAATAAATTTACTGTGTACAACTAAGACTTGCGTTTTGACTTTGGTGTTAAACATGTAACATTTGTATTCTGAATTGTATCTATATTGCAACGATTTGAGAAGATCATGTCCAGATAGGGTAACAAACTTCTTTCAGTTAGCacgcactgaaaataaaaggaCAATTCTGTCATGTTGAATGGCTGAAAAAGCACATTGTCATGACAGGTCACTCTCTTTAGCCTTCCAGAGTGACCCACACATTAATGGAGATCTGACACAGCTTGTTtcaacacattcacacactgcCCCTCCCCTTGCCCAACACTGCTTCTCACCATGGCTTCCTGTGTAAAGATACCCAGAGCCCATTAAAACATTCACTGCAGCCCAAAAGAGTGATAATAGCTTGACAGTCGTCATACAGGGTAAGTCATTTCATATGCTTTCTGGAGTTAAAGAGTTATAGAGGAACCTTGTGATAAATTACTGCTTTAACATGATGTAAAACTGGAAGTATAATACCACAGTGTGACGCATGCAGTATGTACTGTAGTAACATAAGCTAGCTAAAGTCACGGACTGTACAGTTAggtttatttacattattgaGGTTTATTCAATGATATGCTATACTACTACACTATCCAAAAAGACAAATTAGTGGTGTTTTGTTAGAttcatgtatttgtgtatttctaGGTGTCCTGATAAATGAGGTCGTCTCTTCTGGTATGCGTGGTTGGATTATGTTTTTGGACTTCTGTAAATTCTCTGAAGATCTGTGCCTTCAACATCCAGAGCTATGGGGAAGCAAAGGCCAGCAATAAGAGAGTCATGGAGATTTTGATAAAGGTATATAGACTAATTGAGAATATAGACTAACTGATTGCCCTAAGAATGCAATGAAACAAAGGGAGAATAATGTTGGAGAATTTTTTTGAACTTCTAGATCATTTCTCGCTGTGACTTGAGTTTGATTCAGGAGGTTCGAGATTCAAGAGGTAAAGCTGTATCTGCGCTGTTGACGAACCTGAACAGGTATATTCACAGCATTTTACTGAAACACGCGACTCGGAATCGatgtataataatgttttcatattcCTTCCTCCAGGTTTGACAAAtctcacatttacacacatttagaGAGT includes:
- the LOC122350181 gene encoding TRAF3-interacting JNK-activating modulator gives rise to the protein MEGAHNKRRSPAANYEYKVEQRAMKHREISHRNNTTSCRSPTRDLDTRWIKNELHRKRQFEFFRRRPVDHGTYALLSAVPRHRYSRETLHTPENMTQTLTSIRRPLITTQNVKLPREGTNFTKQTGSTSPMNNEHDLKSDEWEVPLPVLNSVRLHGKMKKERVLLKEISQLSNTQKTLQTASIQTESGFVTVKEADVHQLADYLEEALHREEVLKKKLSNLQKSATTLLHSTELLWKTRSDEDLLKSKIKALEAQLQVCFKKFPQDGVKKVMIKMEKQREEYEQKAIKTIQRVENEKAEAQSKMEYLQGVLQTAQAESEQWQRLYEEQKEGSNQLKKRQDECTDQMLQLQGHLERSEEQEEMLRTHNESLQQERTELHSFISKLEDENINLKEHLQELTEHNHEWWNSSTEIHEDASGFEEVLWSDNSKASHLKETEHRLRIKEKKCIELQTDLEILERECYSYQSRLTQCREELNRLMRRQNNSRIRSCGSWICLFLFLLLLMVVAVAALWFYHPPAREQLRTFYSDLEQRVEDYLIQKASAQHGGCFRPV